From a region of the Thiorhodovibrio winogradskyi genome:
- a CDS encoding sacsin N-terminal ATP-binding-like domain-containing protein, whose amino-acid sequence MDTQAFNPDTVNLITINLQDHYLTGFPILKELIQNADDARARRLIFGQHRGFPQADHPLLQGAALWFFNDGQFAATDKPNLRAFGIDTKAGDAQTTGKFGLGMKSVFHLCEAFFYLAWDGHEQHREALNPWKNADGNLHPEWDGRNDGDWQWLETLGWDVAGSNSQHWFLLWIPLRRRAHLRRDNGTTTGAIVEHFPGDDPQQALEFLTDANLGADLAELLPLLRHLETIQYRDQDNPIRLQVQAKARLLGELASNQTLTQVDNRATTLGQVVDETNTAWLEFTGVTHGTSAAWPQQLKACEAWPKVRYRDKYGHLQTKPDHQRPEAAVIFCTHRQRIRAGKLHWAVVLPLADGELLLSSDAGIVVLLHGEFFIDAGRREIFGQQRLHEPPESNLRDGASLRLAWNQRLAQDVVAPAILPALEHHVQELALDHHHISQLTQAIGTCDWFKLFKQHICARDSWVFVLTQDGSHWRCVSGDDRQRLRPMPVSKSELARPWLVFPRLAEMDVLLYDSNAPILSDRHHTWQEAELCELLAEVNGLFSDVSSMDYLENFLADTASAFVQTERVETQLIRCLRDAMAATDRANRQQFAEKARRLLRRITSLRRFDLTAFLPESTLRRLWRSSSDILLIPKELETKDANAQADEKTLRAWFDQLDQEIRMAEGSAFVPLLSAAQGLLPCDPKERGQFLRAHPALRIIALRDPVTGKDAPAATADIQQARENGHLFGFAQGIQSEQLGFTPLLARTLPETTIRLVRADLFRQLFPDYQSLPRADDPVAILIAVGRSPGLLAGFNERCALLQKANDPGTNLMARRGLRYLLHGSSAHREDDQATLWVPKSGEHSAWLKLWSQLHEDVAWSQIDAGLAGTLATNRYQQAGIEVIDPRTLLGLLKQAPHRITDPGCFSLGERECILAALADDDLWRRLPLHTDLLGQPVSAEKPLVFLALRSTVPSDTLISRATLIARSNNREIANQQKEWLKPLDDVARIELALDAEDSAIYCQTILDALMAINLADHPDLRWQLREHRAWLPTQEAGSVKPEDVIDLSAFGLSDDLWRLTAEHQKRTGQSIYTVPERLANLVTKHPAWTRTVQALCSSEDSGVERLGLLLSDLNDYRIGAWPHAPESEQLDLLAGCSELPAFSLLAKLQAQSRIGANAAWNALRDGLAKPLSPERLAAVLAWLSQTTSNWTPRKKSFDLYLGWLAACSNFKTTYLPALKLAACDCRWQSPAKLCAGAHGIDSAWQLDQRQADQLAGLICRCDRHPEQTDQAATSSLSADFRSMLEAAPSILADYFRAFDQAGFPSGMTGAILALLGSSVRPLAEQYLRPHSYQWFLGQLNWIDPGRTAERVRWMGNQTAATALDLIRAGVRVVGDQQISALNLLGSPIQVPLETEPRTLLAGPFLWKGGYAVEIALRRIDLQRLAPAQGCELLRATAEKLYAGLYKQKQPDFSKLWRDLDNVQQLEIGAARQHILSHLAFYLRQLPIKNEELKKALNRVQEAESRQVEASLHNQPTAHSSTSHHAKPEQLADLIQNNETVGQAILSAYREKLDQLQYQKSSIPFELFQNADDAASELGELEAFPHGDRDIPQDARRFVIDIHQDSIRFMHWGRPVNARGPAGFPSADRGFGLDLQKMLVLSASDKPLAEQVTGQFGLGFKSVFLACDQPRLLSGRLALNIVSGILPQPRDDLHNLRKVLDHYALPNSRLSGTLIELPAVDPNIQPQILDRFERLAGLLSVFAIAIREISLVRNVSSQRFCWEPESPLPTVPAIEFGKLRLRDKSWGAETNAICIRTRYGAVLLAIGPGGWRPLPNNTPNIWVTAPLCEPTGFGFACSAAFDLDTGRVNLAINRQKNIGLAQQLGAEVGDALTALLMASQANWPDFRKILGLDPNQAAHDFWLRFWQCLTQSCLEQTDASTHQVLRELALALLHRLSANSKAIPNGLPGDLQAMIDRADARFRLSKKLCDERIVAVLANWESFARKYPRQQIVSEEIGKILKAGHQSGHMADPIPLGLSALLALPEGLRLAPPDVQALGAIHELTEEDREWQDPKGKVQPLLEKLKFRTLNNKWQPATDLLAGVGANKDSDEPLRYDLAPDSRRLHPEYWTGMADRQGLAFFFLARGFLKADTNELAQWILSAQTETEKRAALRYIVDGKLGGDVADEVRGQRWLEHVLQQTDLLNAFEAAEITKLKRLLATDTEIDDLGTESPETLLPPPTHSLSLKEALHRIFDWWDKEGKSHEQQHREKLYPLGKLNFSVDDGSRKIDRDFWLTLLALGAFQSMGRTHEIQHRGFIEHCQHKNWWQIFANKDPKLCPDQWMDVIEQYADGQHDDEQWSQWIAYFPRLYRFRRWMDDYVDLFLSIDRFNQDFTLDQLLTPKANPHFQGGGIEAPPLIRTLRVGGPLIIRELLYQKIITNPLAIPHAYAPIQRIKDWFGQFDEIVETSNDIYDLLVKHLDEQRATFNGAYDIPLRLISLDQTLELRILTQ is encoded by the coding sequence TTGGATACACAAGCCTTTAATCCCGATACAGTCAACCTGATCACGATCAACCTGCAAGACCACTACCTGACCGGCTTTCCGATCCTCAAGGAGTTGATCCAAAACGCCGACGACGCCCGCGCTCGCCGCTTAATCTTTGGCCAGCATCGGGGCTTCCCACAGGCTGACCATCCGCTACTGCAAGGCGCGGCACTATGGTTTTTCAATGACGGCCAATTCGCCGCCACGGACAAACCCAACTTGCGCGCCTTTGGCATCGACACCAAGGCTGGTGACGCCCAGACCACGGGCAAGTTCGGTCTCGGCATGAAAAGCGTATTCCATCTGTGCGAAGCTTTCTTTTACCTTGCCTGGGATGGGCACGAACAGCATCGTGAAGCGCTTAATCCGTGGAAGAATGCCGACGGCAACCTGCACCCCGAGTGGGACGGTCGCAACGATGGCGACTGGCAGTGGCTGGAAACGCTCGGCTGGGATGTCGCCGGATCAAACAGCCAACATTGGTTTTTGCTGTGGATTCCTCTGCGCCGTCGCGCTCATTTGCGGCGCGACAATGGAACAACCACAGGCGCCATCGTGGAGCATTTTCCCGGTGATGATCCACAACAGGCTCTCGAGTTTCTGACCGATGCCAACCTGGGTGCGGATTTGGCGGAGCTGCTGCCGCTGCTGCGACATCTGGAGACCATCCAGTATCGCGACCAGGACAATCCCATCAGGCTGCAAGTACAAGCCAAGGCGCGCCTGCTCGGCGAGTTGGCGTCAAATCAAACGCTTACCCAAGTTGACAATCGCGCGACCACCCTTGGTCAAGTGGTGGACGAAACCAACACCGCCTGGCTAGAGTTTACCGGAGTGACCCATGGCACATCAGCCGCTTGGCCACAGCAACTGAAAGCCTGCGAGGCATGGCCGAAGGTGCGTTACCGGGACAAATATGGGCATTTGCAAACCAAGCCTGATCATCAGCGCCCCGAGGCGGCAGTCATTTTTTGTACTCATCGCCAACGCATCCGTGCAGGAAAACTGCATTGGGCGGTAGTGCTACCCCTGGCCGACGGTGAACTCTTGCTCAGTTCAGATGCCGGTATCGTGGTTTTATTGCACGGGGAGTTTTTTATTGACGCTGGGCGTCGCGAGATTTTTGGCCAGCAGCGCCTCCACGAACCACCTGAATCCAACCTGCGCGATGGAGCCAGCCTGCGATTGGCTTGGAATCAACGGTTGGCGCAGGATGTGGTCGCTCCAGCAATCTTGCCTGCACTGGAGCACCATGTTCAGGAACTCGCGCTTGACCACCATCACATCAGCCAACTCACTCAAGCCATTGGCACCTGTGACTGGTTCAAGCTGTTCAAGCAACACATCTGCGCGCGGGATTCTTGGGTGTTCGTGCTCACTCAAGATGGCTCACACTGGCGGTGCGTGTCAGGGGATGATCGCCAGCGGCTGCGTCCAATGCCGGTGAGCAAATCCGAACTAGCAAGACCCTGGTTAGTCTTTCCACGCTTGGCGGAGATGGATGTTCTTCTTTACGACAGCAACGCGCCAATTCTTTCTGACCGTCATCATACTTGGCAGGAAGCGGAGCTGTGTGAACTTCTCGCCGAAGTCAATGGACTGTTTAGCGATGTTTCAAGCATGGATTACCTGGAGAATTTTCTGGCTGATACTGCCAGCGCTTTTGTTCAGACAGAGCGAGTCGAAACTCAGTTGATCCGCTGCTTGCGCGACGCGATGGCTGCAACGGATCGCGCCAATCGCCAACAATTCGCCGAGAAGGCTCGACGATTGTTGCGGCGAATCACCAGCCTGCGGCGTTTTGATTTGACTGCTTTTCTTCCAGAATCGACTTTGCGCAGGCTCTGGAGATCATCCAGCGACATTCTGCTGATACCAAAGGAGCTGGAAACCAAGGATGCCAATGCGCAGGCGGATGAAAAAACGCTGCGCGCCTGGTTTGACCAGCTCGATCAAGAAATCCGCATGGCCGAAGGATCCGCTTTTGTTCCCCTTCTGTCAGCCGCTCAAGGTCTCCTTCCCTGCGATCCTAAAGAACGCGGTCAATTTCTGCGCGCGCATCCAGCGTTGCGCATCATTGCGCTCCGGGATCCAGTGACCGGAAAAGACGCCCCTGCCGCAACCGCCGATATTCAACAGGCAAGGGAGAATGGGCATTTGTTTGGGTTCGCCCAAGGTATCCAGAGCGAACAACTGGGTTTTACACCCTTGCTTGCTCGAACCCTGCCAGAAACGACCATCCGCCTGGTACGAGCAGATTTGTTCAGGCAACTCTTTCCCGATTATCAGTCACTGCCACGCGCCGATGATCCAGTTGCAATTTTAATCGCCGTGGGTCGCTCTCCAGGATTGCTTGCCGGCTTCAATGAACGCTGCGCACTGCTCCAAAAAGCGAACGATCCTGGGACGAACCTAATGGCTCGTCGTGGTCTGCGTTATCTGTTACACGGATCCTCTGCGCACCGGGAGGACGACCAAGCGACACTTTGGGTTCCCAAATCAGGCGAACATTCAGCATGGTTGAAGCTTTGGTCTCAGCTACATGAGGATGTGGCGTGGAGCCAAATTGATGCCGGTCTTGCTGGTACCTTGGCGACGAACCGGTACCAGCAAGCCGGTATTGAGGTGATTGACCCCAGAACCCTACTCGGTTTACTGAAACAAGCGCCTCATCGTATCACCGATCCTGGTTGTTTTTCATTAGGAGAACGCGAGTGCATTCTCGCAGCGCTTGCAGACGATGATCTCTGGCGTCGCTTGCCGCTGCATACTGACCTGTTAGGGCAACCAGTCAGCGCTGAAAAGCCCCTGGTGTTTCTCGCACTGCGCTCAACGGTTCCCAGCGATACCCTGATCAGCCGGGCGACCCTGATTGCCCGGTCCAACAACCGTGAGATCGCCAATCAACAGAAAGAATGGCTCAAGCCACTTGATGACGTGGCTCGCATCGAACTGGCGCTTGATGCGGAGGACTCCGCTATCTACTGCCAAACAATTCTCGATGCGCTCATGGCGATCAATCTTGCAGACCACCCCGATCTGCGCTGGCAACTTCGGGAACACAGAGCCTGGCTGCCCACGCAAGAGGCTGGTTCCGTCAAACCCGAGGATGTCATCGATTTGTCCGCATTTGGGCTATCAGATGACCTATGGCGACTCACCGCCGAGCACCAGAAAAGAACCGGTCAATCGATCTACACAGTACCGGAAAGGCTGGCAAACCTGGTCACCAAGCATCCGGCTTGGACAAGAACCGTCCAGGCGCTCTGTTCATCCGAAGACAGCGGCGTGGAAAGACTAGGGCTGTTGCTTAGCGATCTGAACGATTATCGGATCGGTGCCTGGCCGCACGCACCCGAGTCAGAACAGCTTGATTTGCTCGCTGGATGTTCGGAGCTTCCTGCGTTCTCACTGCTGGCGAAACTCCAAGCGCAGTCAAGGATTGGCGCCAACGCCGCCTGGAATGCGTTGCGGGATGGTCTCGCCAAACCTCTATCACCCGAACGACTTGCGGCAGTTCTGGCCTGGCTCAGTCAGACCACATCGAACTGGACTCCCCGCAAAAAGTCATTTGATCTCTATCTGGGCTGGTTGGCCGCTTGTTCAAACTTCAAGACCACCTACCTTCCCGCACTCAAATTGGCCGCATGTGATTGTCGCTGGCAATCTCCTGCCAAGCTGTGTGCTGGTGCGCATGGCATCGATTCTGCCTGGCAACTTGATCAACGCCAGGCTGACCAACTAGCGGGTCTGATCTGCCGTTGCGATCGCCACCCTGAGCAAACGGATCAGGCAGCAACATCCAGTTTATCCGCTGATTTTCGGTCGATGCTTGAGGCCGCGCCAAGCATCCTGGCGGACTATTTCCGCGCCTTTGATCAAGCCGGATTTCCGTCAGGAATGACCGGCGCTATTCTAGCCTTGCTTGGATCATCAGTTAGGCCGCTCGCGGAACAATATCTTCGCCCACACAGTTATCAGTGGTTCCTCGGTCAACTGAATTGGATCGATCCCGGCCGTACAGCGGAGCGCGTTCGGTGGATGGGTAACCAAACTGCCGCAACCGCGCTTGATCTGATCAGAGCTGGGGTGCGTGTCGTCGGTGACCAACAGATTTCCGCCCTGAATCTGCTTGGTTCGCCAATACAGGTTCCGCTCGAAACCGAACCGCGCACTTTGCTTGCCGGTCCTTTCCTCTGGAAAGGTGGATATGCCGTCGAAATTGCCCTGCGACGCATCGATTTGCAACGACTCGCCCCGGCGCAAGGCTGCGAATTACTGCGCGCGACCGCTGAAAAGCTCTACGCCGGTCTTTACAAACAAAAACAACCTGATTTCAGCAAGCTGTGGCGTGATCTCGATAATGTGCAGCAATTGGAGATTGGAGCGGCGCGACAGCATATCCTGAGTCATCTTGCGTTTTACCTTCGCCAGCTTCCAATTAAAAACGAAGAATTGAAAAAGGCGCTTAATCGTGTGCAAGAAGCAGAAAGTCGACAGGTTGAAGCCAGCTTGCACAATCAACCAACGGCTCACTCATCAACATCGCATCACGCTAAACCTGAACAACTCGCTGACTTGATTCAGAACAACGAGACCGTCGGCCAAGCGATTCTGTCCGCCTATCGGGAAAAGCTGGATCAATTGCAATACCAGAAAAGCAGTATTCCCTTTGAGCTTTTTCAGAATGCCGACGATGCCGCGAGCGAACTTGGCGAATTGGAAGCCTTTCCTCACGGAGATCGTGACATTCCCCAGGATGCGCGCCGTTTTGTCATCGATATCCACCAGGATTCCATTCGTTTCATGCACTGGGGGCGGCCTGTCAACGCCCGTGGCCCTGCGGGTTTTCCAAGTGCCGACCGTGGTTTTGGGCTTGACCTGCAAAAAATGCTGGTCTTGTCAGCGTCCGATAAACCACTTGCTGAGCAGGTGACGGGGCAGTTCGGGCTTGGTTTCAAAAGCGTGTTTCTCGCTTGCGACCAACCGCGCCTACTGAGCGGTCGTTTGGCGCTGAATATCGTCTCCGGCATCCTCCCTCAACCACGCGATGATTTGCACAATCTCCGAAAAGTGCTGGATCATTACGCGCTGCCAAACTCCAGACTGAGTGGCACCCTGATCGAGCTACCCGCTGTCGATCCAAACATTCAGCCACAAATTCTTGACCGCTTTGAACGTCTCGCCGGTCTCCTGAGCGTTTTCGCAATTGCCATCCGAGAGATTTCTCTCGTCCGCAATGTTTCCTCACAAAGATTTTGCTGGGAACCAGAGTCGCCGCTGCCAACTGTCCCAGCTATTGAGTTCGGCAAACTGCGCCTTCGTGACAAATCATGGGGAGCGGAGACCAACGCCATTTGCATACGCACTCGATATGGTGCAGTCCTCCTTGCGATAGGTCCCGGCGGCTGGCGTCCACTACCAAACAATACGCCAAATATCTGGGTCACCGCGCCGCTGTGCGAACCAACAGGTTTCGGTTTTGCCTGTTCCGCCGCTTTCGATCTCGATACCGGGCGAGTCAATCTTGCCATCAATCGTCAAAAGAACATTGGGCTTGCGCAGCAGCTTGGCGCCGAGGTTGGAGACGCACTAACTGCGTTACTCATGGCATCCCAGGCGAACTGGCCGGATTTCCGCAAAATCCTTGGCTTGGATCCAAACCAGGCGGCACATGATTTTTGGCTCAGATTCTGGCAATGCCTGACCCAGTCCTGCCTGGAGCAAACCGATGCAAGCACGCATCAAGTCTTGCGCGAGTTAGCCTTAGCTCTTTTGCATCGACTGAGCGCCAACTCCAAAGCCATCCCGAATGGTCTGCCTGGCGATCTCCAAGCCATGATTGACCGCGCCGACGCGCGATTTCGACTGTCGAAAAAACTGTGCGACGAGCGCATTGTGGCCGTTTTAGCAAACTGGGAGTCTTTTGCGCGCAAATACCCCCGGCAACAAATTGTTAGTGAAGAGATCGGAAAAATTCTCAAAGCAGGACACCAATCCGGTCACATGGCCGATCCGATCCCCCTTGGTCTGTCCGCTCTCCTTGCCTTGCCTGAAGGGTTAAGACTTGCGCCACCTGATGTTCAGGCGCTTGGAGCCATTCATGAACTGACCGAGGAAGACCGGGAGTGGCAAGATCCAAAGGGGAAGGTACAACCGTTATTAGAAAAGCTGAAGTTCCGCACCCTCAATAATAAGTGGCAACCCGCAACCGATCTGCTTGCCGGCGTTGGCGCAAACAAAGATTCTGACGAACCGCTCCGCTACGATTTAGCCCCTGACAGCCGGCGACTTCATCCGGAGTACTGGACAGGTATGGCAGATCGGCAAGGGCTCGCATTTTTCTTTCTGGCACGCGGATTCTTGAAAGCGGATACCAACGAATTAGCACAATGGATTCTGTCGGCACAGACAGAGACAGAAAAGCGCGCTGCGCTGCGCTACATTGTGGATGGCAAACTTGGCGGAGACGTAGCCGATGAAGTACGCGGTCAGCGTTGGTTGGAGCATGTTTTACAACAAACAGACCTGCTAAATGCCTTTGAGGCAGCGGAAATCACAAAGCTTAAACGACTGCTGGCAACTGACACGGAAATAGATGATCTTGGAACCGAATCCCCTGAGACGCTCCTTCCACCGCCAACGCATTCACTTTCGTTGAAGGAAGCACTGCACCGTATCTTCGACTGGTGGGATAAAGAGGGCAAAAGCCACGAACAACAACACCGTGAAAAACTCTACCCATTAGGCAAGCTGAATTTTTCAGTCGATGACGGTAGCAGAAAGATTGACCGGGACTTTTGGCTGACCTTGCTCGCACTTGGTGCGTTTCAAAGCATGGGTCGTACACATGAAATTCAGCATCGCGGCTTTATTGAACATTGCCAACATAAAAATTGGTGGCAAATATTTGCTAACAAGGATCCGAAACTCTGTCCCGATCAGTGGATGGATGTGATCGAACAATACGCCGATGGGCAGCATGACGACGAGCAATGGAGCCAGTGGATTGCTTACTTTCCAAGACTTTATCGCTTCCGCCGTTGGATGGATGATTATGTTGATCTGTTCCTTTCGATTGACCGATTCAATCAGGATTTTACGCTCGATCAACTATTGACCCCCAAAGCGAATCCGCATTTTCAAGGAGGCGGCATCGAAGCTCCACCACTGATTAGAACTTTGCGTGTTGGTGGCCCATTAATCATTCGCGAACTGTTGTATCAAAAAATCATCACCAATCCGCTTGCTATTCCCCACGCCTACGCTCCCATTCAGCGCATTAAAGACTGGTTTGGCCAATTTGATGAAATCGTTGAGACATCCAATGACATTTATGATCTTCTCGTCAAACACCTCGACGAGCAGCGGGCTACCTTCAACGGCGCGTACGATATTCCGCTGCGCCTGATTTCGTTAGACCAGACGCTGGAACTGCGCATATTGACCCAATAG
- a CDS encoding PIN domain-containing protein has protein sequence MNVLDSSDCIVYATAQARSAIVWTQDADFAALPDVRYVPKVKPNV, from the coding sequence ATGAATGTGCTGGACTCGTCTGACTGCATTGTTTACGCCACCGCACAGGCGCGAAGCGCGATTGTTTGGACGCAAGATGCGGATTTTGCCGCGCTTCCTGATGTCCGCTATGTCCCCAAGGTCAAACCTAATGTTTGA
- a CDS encoding AbrB/MazE/SpoVT family DNA-binding domain-containing protein produces the protein METAILSNQYQLILPEPIRASLHFKPGQHFAVRLTEQGIELTPCESPTELRGFLAGANTEIDDIRTRD, from the coding sequence ATGGAAACCGCCATCCTGTCCAACCAATACCAACTCATCCTACCTGAACCCATCCGCGCATCCTTGCACTTCAAACCCGGACAACACTTCGCCGTTCGCCTGACGGAACAGGGAATTGAGTTGACTCCTTGCGAATCCCCGACTGAATTGCGCGGTTTTCTGGCCGGCGCCAATACCGAGATCGACGATATTCGCACCCGGGATTGA
- a CDS encoding DEAD/DEAH box helicase: MFENGQQVHHPQFGTGSVLLDQGQTVVVRFGERIESCEASALGSRLSLADAVRVRRWSSPLDVTLKAQAAAIRSLNDAWGVFSRSHIDLLPHQLWVCYRALQRWPLRMLIADDVGLGKTIEAGLILSALLASDKVRRVLILTPAGLVEQWQYRLKSLFDIRCSLYRPEVDRPRADFWSVHNQVVASLPTMRLDRGGRHERLLEAESWDLLIVDEAHHLNADQDTGTTLGFRLVEQLLNQGRVTSCLFFTGTPHRGKPFGFWSLMSLLDPDRFSPRRPDHEQLPHLRDYLIRNFKPKVTDMRGQPLFQPITNRPETYSYSQAETDFYAKLTDFIVAGNAYASSLDRSGAQQVNLVLIAMQKIASSSVAAIRSALRKRVSTIEVEIRNHQSQQQDSADAFEDEDQDLLAAWERWTREARFKLFSEELPNLQELLAAAETIGDESKITRIAELIAEQFPDRAILLFTEYKATQALMVSTLMARFGEDAVGFINGDDRLPGVTLPSGRETQLSRRREDTADAFNAGRLRFLVSTEAGGEGIDLQARCHTLIHVDLPWNPMRLHQRVGRLNRYGQTYPVEVITVRNPATVESRIWNKLEHKLTHIMRALGHAMDEPEDMLQMVLGMARPELFNQIFAEGQQVRQDRFDDWFDAKTRSLGGQSALNTVMDLVGHCQSFDLSQLEDVPKKDLPDLIAFFHGALIRNKRRPEQDSGVFSFKTPEAWLNSPGVRTRYEGLTFSRQAATAEQAKRIIGVGHQVFDEALAQALEREASLAPLREIEQPLAILTVLDAVTGGQSQVRQVIVGVTQTANGDFQILKDDEVLDILNRRKPGSADADDQPTEIASATITAWIDQARETAKKEVKALLLPFKHPIIGDFALFWPGNTKG, from the coding sequence ATGTTTGAGAACGGCCAACAGGTTCACCATCCTCAATTCGGCACCGGCAGCGTCCTGCTCGACCAGGGCCAGACCGTCGTCGTGCGCTTTGGTGAGCGCATCGAATCCTGCGAGGCCAGCGCGCTCGGCAGCCGTTTGTCCCTGGCCGATGCGGTGCGAGTGCGGCGCTGGTCATCACCATTGGATGTCACCCTCAAAGCACAAGCCGCCGCCATCCGCTCACTCAACGATGCCTGGGGCGTGTTTTCCCGCTCGCACATCGACCTGCTACCGCACCAGCTTTGGGTTTGCTATCGCGCGCTGCAGCGCTGGCCACTGCGCATGCTGATTGCAGACGATGTCGGACTAGGAAAAACCATCGAGGCCGGCTTGATCCTGTCGGCGCTGTTGGCCAGCGACAAGGTGCGCCGGGTACTGATTCTCACCCCAGCAGGTTTAGTGGAACAATGGCAGTATCGCCTCAAATCCCTGTTCGACATCCGCTGCTCGCTCTACCGCCCGGAGGTGGATCGGCCGCGCGCGGATTTCTGGTCCGTCCACAATCAAGTGGTCGCCTCCCTGCCCACCATGCGGCTTGATCGCGGCGGTCGCCATGAGCGCCTGCTGGAGGCCGAATCCTGGGATCTGCTGATTGTCGATGAAGCCCATCATCTCAATGCCGACCAGGATACCGGCACCACCCTGGGGTTTCGCCTTGTCGAACAATTGCTGAATCAAGGCAGGGTCACCTCCTGCCTGTTTTTTACCGGCACCCCGCATCGGGGCAAGCCGTTCGGGTTCTGGTCGCTGATGAGTCTTCTGGACCCTGATCGCTTCTCCCCGCGTCGGCCTGACCACGAACAACTCCCGCATCTGCGCGACTATCTCATCCGCAATTTCAAGCCCAAGGTCACCGACATGCGTGGCCAACCGTTGTTTCAGCCAATCACCAACCGCCCTGAAACCTACAGCTATAGCCAGGCTGAAACCGATTTCTACGCCAAGCTGACCGATTTCATTGTTGCTGGCAACGCCTATGCCTCCAGCCTAGACCGCTCGGGCGCGCAACAGGTCAATCTGGTGTTGATTGCGATGCAGAAGATCGCCTCCAGCTCAGTGGCGGCCATTCGTTCCGCCCTGCGCAAGCGCGTGAGCACCATCGAGGTAGAAATCAGAAACCATCAATCTCAGCAACAGGACAGCGCTGACGCATTCGAGGACGAAGACCAGGATCTGCTGGCCGCCTGGGAGCGCTGGACGCGTGAGGCCCGATTCAAGCTCTTCTCCGAGGAGCTGCCGAATCTGCAGGAACTGCTTGCAGCCGCTGAAACCATAGGTGACGAGAGCAAAATCACGCGCATTGCCGAACTCATTGCCGAGCAATTCCCTGATCGCGCCATCCTGCTGTTCACCGAGTACAAAGCGACTCAGGCGCTGATGGTTTCGACGCTGATGGCACGCTTTGGTGAGGATGCGGTCGGCTTCATCAACGGCGATGATCGCCTGCCTGGCGTGACGCTGCCCTCAGGGCGCGAGACCCAACTCAGCCGCCGGCGCGAGGACACCGCCGATGCCTTCAATGCCGGGCGCCTGCGCTTTTTGGTGTCCACCGAGGCCGGCGGCGAGGGTATCGACTTGCAGGCCCGCTGCCACACATTGATTCACGTCGATCTGCCGTGGAATCCCATGCGCCTGCACCAGCGCGTCGGGCGCTTGAACCGTTACGGACAAACCTATCCGGTCGAAGTCATCACCGTGCGCAATCCAGCGACGGTCGAGTCCCGCATTTGGAACAAACTTGAGCACAAGCTCACCCACATCATGCGCGCGCTCGGCCATGCCATGGATGAGCCCGAAGATATGCTGCAGATGGTGCTCGGTATGGCGCGCCCAGAGTTGTTCAACCAAATCTTTGCCGAAGGCCAGCAAGTCCGCCAGGACCGGTTCGATGACTGGTTCGATGCCAAAACAAGAAGCTTGGGCGGGCAATCAGCGCTGAATACCGTGATGGATCTGGTCGGTCATTGCCAGAGCTTCGATCTATCGCAACTCGAGGATGTTCCGAAAAAAGATCTTCCCGATCTGATTGCGTTTTTCCACGGCGCCCTGATTCGCAACAAGCGCCGACCGGAACAAGACAGCGGCGTGTTCAGCTTCAAGACCCCGGAGGCTTGGCTGAATTCTCCAGGCGTGCGCACGCGCTATGAGGGCCTCACCTTCAGCCGTCAGGCCGCCACGGCCGAGCAGGCCAAGCGCATCATCGGCGTCGGCCATCAGGTGTTCGATGAAGCCTTGGCGCAAGCGTTGGAGCGGGAAGCCTCGCTCGCCCCCTTGCGCGAGATCGAGCAGCCGCTTGCTATCTTGACTGTGCTCGATGCCGTCACCGGCGGCCAATCTCAGGTGCGCCAGGTGATCGTCGGCGTGACCCAAACAGCTAACGGTGATTTTCAGATTCTCAAGGACGACGAGGTGCTCGACATCCTGAACCGCCGCAAGCCGGGCAGCGCTGATGCAGACGACCAGCCAACGGAGATCGCATCCGCGACAATCACTGCATGGATTGACCAGGCGCGCGAAACAGCCAAGAAAGAGGTGAAGGCACTGCTGCTACCATTCAAACATCCCATCATCGGCGATTTCGCGCTATTCTGGCCAGGAAACACGAAAGGCTGA